The Gemmobacter aquarius genome contains the following window.
CGCCCTGTGCCAGCATCTGGTAGGCGGCGCGCAATGCGGTGATGTCGGCGCGCTCGACGCCGCGACGTTTGAGACCGACGAGGTTCAGCCCGTCCAACTCTCCGCGCGGGGCCTGCACGAGGCCGTAGGGGATCACGTCATTCGTGACCATGGTCACGGCACCGATGATCGCGCCGCGTCCGATGCGGACCCATTGGTGCACGCCGGACAAGCCTCCGACGATGACATCATCGCCCAGCACGCAATGGCCCGCGATGGCGACGTGGTTCACAAGGATCACGCGGTCGCCGATCCGGGCATCGTGGCCGACATGCGCGCCGGTCATGATAAGTACATCGTCGCCGACGCGGGTGATGCCGCCGCCCCCTTCGGTGCCGAGGTTCAGGGTTGCCGCCTCGCGGATGCGGCAGCGTTTGCCGACGATCAGGCGGGTTTTCTCGCCCTTGTACTTCAGGTCTTGCGGCACCTCGCCCACGGTGGCGAAGGGGAAGATCACCGTTTCATCGCCGATCTCGGTCCAGCCTGTCACCACGGCGTGGCTTTTGACCACCACGTTTTCGCCCAGCGTGACATCGGGACCGATCAGGCTGAAGGGGCCTACCGATGCGCCTGCGCCGATGGTCGCCCCGTCTTCGATCACCGCCGAGGGGTGGATGCGGGCTGTCGGGTGGATGGTCATGTATCGGCCTTGTCAGCCTTGGGGTCAGCCTTGGGGTCAGCCTTGGGGTCAGCCTTGGGGTCAGCCTTGGGCACATCGAACATGGCCATGAAGGTGGCTTCGCAGGCGAGTTCGCCTTCGACCATGGCGCGGCCTTCGAATTTCCAGACTTTGCCGCCGCCGCGCAGGGCTTTGACATGCAGTTCGAGCACGTCGCCCGGCACGACCTTGCGGCGGAATTTGACGCCGTCGACGCCCATGAAGAAAACCTTGGCCTGTTTGTCGACGAGGTCCATGGTCAACCCGACGAGAATGCCGGAGGTCTGCGCCATGGCTTCGATGATCATCACACCCGGAAAGATCGGCATGCCGGGAAAGTGGCCGGTGAATTGCGGTTCGTTGATGGTGACGTTCTTGATGCCGACACAGCTTTCGCCGACGATGATGTCGCGCACCTTGTCGACCAGAAGAAAGGGGTAGCGGTGCGGGATGATCCGCTGGATCAGATCGAGGTCCGCGCTAAGGGCTGCGCCGTTTGTCATCGAAATCTCCTTCAATCTGTCCCTGCATGACCCGCTTTCGGGCCGGTGCCACGCCTTGGGGCGCTGTATGGGCAAGTGACTAGCAACTTGGGCCGGACGAGACAAGCATCAGGGCTTCGGCTTGGGTTCCGGAGAGGGTGCCGTGGTTGGAGGCCCGTCACCCGTGCCGAGGACGGTGTCGATGCGGGCGA
Protein-coding sequences here:
- the lpxA gene encoding acyl-ACP--UDP-N-acetylglucosamine O-acyltransferase is translated as MTIHPTARIHPSAVIEDGATIGAGASVGPFSLIGPDVTLGENVVVKSHAVVTGWTEIGDETVIFPFATVGEVPQDLKYKGEKTRLIVGKRCRIREAATLNLGTEGGGGITRVGDDVLIMTGAHVGHDARIGDRVILVNHVAIAGHCVLGDDVIVGGLSGVHQWVRIGRGAIIGAVTMVTNDVIPYGLVQAPRGELDGLNLVGLKRRGVERADITALRAAYQMLAQGEGTFLDRARRLQEETDSIHVREMTEFILAASDRSFLTPK
- the fabZ gene encoding 3-hydroxyacyl-ACP dehydratase FabZ, giving the protein MTNGAALSADLDLIQRIIPHRYPFLLVDKVRDIIVGESCVGIKNVTINEPQFTGHFPGMPIFPGVMIIEAMAQTSGILVGLTMDLVDKQAKVFFMGVDGVKFRRKVVPGDVLELHVKALRGGGKVWKFEGRAMVEGELACEATFMAMFDVPKADPKADPKADPKADPKADKADT